From the genome of Nitrosomonas sp. Is79A3:
CCTTGCTTAATCAGTGCATGGCAGCCTTTTGAGAGTGGTGAATGAATAGAGCCGGGGATCGCCATCACTTCTCGCCCTTGTTCTAATGCCTGGCGTGCCGTGATCAGCGATCCGCTTTGTAATGCAGCCTCTACTACCAGACAACCTTGACTCATGCCACTAATAATACGATTCCTGCGCGGGAAATTCGTTCCGATGGCGGGTGTGCCGAGAGGAAACTCGGAAATTAGCGCGCCTTCTTTCGCCAGTTTATGCGCTAAAAGATGATTCTTGGCTGGATAAACAATATCCAAACCAGTGCCGATAACAGCGATACTGGCAGCTGCGCCGCGCAAACCTCCTTGATGAGCCGCTGTATCGATACCTAATGCCATACCACTGATGATGCAGAATCCGGCATTGCTGGCTGCTTCGGAGAAGGCCTCTGCATTGGATAAGCCTTGCGGTGTGGCATTGCGGCTGCCAACGACTGCCAGTGCGGGTTTCCGCAATAGTTCCCGCTGCCCTTTGAAATAAAGTAAGGGAGGCGGATCGGCAATGTTCAGCAGTTGCGTTGGGTAATCCGAATCAGCCAGAGTAATGACGGCATTGGCGGGATCTTCCAGCCATTTAAGCGCACCAGAAATTTTATTGCGATCAGCGCCTTGCTTAATGCGTTTGGCAATTGAGTTTTTTACAATGCGTTCGAGAGCGGTGATAGGTGTTGAAAGTATTGCCGAAGGACTGCCAAAAGCAATTAAAAGCCTGCGGATGGATTCGCCGCCTAGGCCGTCAATGAGATTAAGATTCAACCAAGATTCAATATCCGGTGCGTGTTTCATGAATGTGCAGCATTAATTTTAGGGTGTTTTAACGGCATCCAGGATTTTTATGGAGTGTGTGCTTTGTACGACAAGTGCATAGGATATTTTATCAAAAACACGAAATACAAATACCAATCCGGTTCTTTCATCCGGTAATTGTACCATCTCTCCTTTAAGGGACTTAGCCTGGCTTTTTCGATAGATAGCAAGCACATGCCCCATTTCCACGCCATCCAGTTCGCCTTTATTCAGCGTGACGATGTCGCCTCTGCCAATTTCAGTGACGCCGCCGTAGACAGAAATGATTCGCCCGTTAATCGAAAATTCCGGTGCATGGGGTGCGTAGTTATTAAATAGGGTTTCAGGGGCGGGAACCAGACGGTCGCCTTTGAGAA
Proteins encoded in this window:
- the dprA gene encoding DNA-processing protein DprA, which codes for MKHAPDIESWLNLNLIDGLGGESIRRLLIAFGSPSAILSTPITALERIVKNSIAKRIKQGADRNKISGALKWLEDPANAVITLADSDYPTQLLNIADPPPLLYFKGQRELLRKPALAVVGSRNATPQGLSNAEAFSEAASNAGFCIISGMALGIDTAAHQGGLRGAAASIAVIGTGLDIVYPAKNHLLAHKLAKEGALISEFPLGTPAIGTNFPRRNRIISGMSQGCLVVEAALQSGSLITARQALEQGREVMAIPGSIHSPLSKGCHALIKQGAKLVENTQDILDELNYFPLISNENLDKRKEFATGQSTENTVLLKHLGYDAVDINTLCARSGLTAEVVSAMLLTLELDGQVSSLPGGCYQRIQ